CTCCATTGCTTGAGATTTCTATTCAAGGAGCCAAAGGCATTCTCTTTAATATTTCTGGTGGCAAAGACTTGACCATGAAAGATGTTAATGATGCGGCTGAAATTATCAGTAAAACCGCTGACGGGGATGCCAATATCATTTTTGGGACCTCAATTGACGAGGCTCTTAATGATCAGATTAAAATTACCGTTATTGCTACGGGATTTGAGGGTAGTGATCGATTCCCTAGATTTTCGACCCCCACAATAGTGAGACCTCAAAATCTTCAGGAAATCCCAAGTCGTTCAAACATTGGCTCTGCTCAAGGAGTGAATGATGATACAACTTTACAATCAGACGACGACTTAGTCGAACCAAGACAGGATATTGAAAAAATGAGTCAACCTTTGCCTCCTCAACAGGAGATGGAAACAGATTTGATTGATGATGATGATCCTTTTGAAATCCCAGCCTTTTTACGGCAGAAAAAATAGTAACATAATTTTGCATTTTCCAGACTTTTGACTATACTTAAAGATATGTCTGCCAATATTGCTACTACTGGTGGTATTTTAGGTGTGGGAAGTCTTCTTGGTGAAAAAACAAATATATATAACCATCCGCACTATCGAATCCCTCGGACTGCGGCTTCACTTACCGGTTTATCTGTCGAAAAGCAGCTAATTGGTTTAGTGGCCCTACCGTTATTTTGGGATAATGGTGATATTTTTGCCCAGCATTTGATGAGTAAAACTGACAAAGTAATTACTTTAACAGCTGATACATTAGAAGGTTCAATTGTTAAATATAAAAACAGTAAAAATCAAGTTTGTTATGGTCAGATAATTGAACCAAAACCATTCGCGCCCCATAAAGGGATTTATCTGCAAGCAATTTCTCAGAAACAGGTAGAGCTGATGCAAAAAAAACAAACTATTAAAGAAATGATTGCAGTCGGAGAAAGAGATCTAAAACCAGTTAAAGATGCT
The sequence above is a segment of the Candidatus Beckwithbacteria bacterium genome. Coding sequences within it:
- a CDS encoding cell division protein FtsZ, with the translated sequence PLLEISIQGAKGILFNISGGKDLTMKDVNDAAEIISKTADGDANIIFGTSIDEALNDQIKITVIATGFEGSDRFPRFSTPTIVRPQNLQEIPSRSNIGSAQGVNDDTTLQSDDDLVEPRQDIEKMSQPLPPQQEMETDLIDDDDPFEIPAFLRQKK